The segment agtcacatggatgtttgtggagtcttgtagttctttcgtacttgtcttactttgcttgcttgagggttttctactatctcctagcacggtggggtggttccgtttcgggatcacatggtcgggtggtagtgtcacttcccatcagatgttctagattgtatcttcaggcgaggaaaagctttgttggtgtttcttggttcgtggttcatgtaccaactcatgttcgtgatcattattcagttgagaccttgtggtcattgtatcagacttttatgtaaccttgatattgtaactttgtaatctgtggtattattggaagccatgtatttataaatattgtaatattatgtcaatggaatgtatgttaattcaattgctttgatcttatgtataaatgaattatggataaataaacgcattggaatactttgattctttcgttatggaatttagatgtatgtgtagttttaaacttaagcatttttaattaaatggacaattggattaaccgtggtgttaatataatctacgaattaatcttcgttggtaacccttaggaaatcatgtgttagacttctgttgtgttattaaacgtgcaattgttcTAATTAATGCActtgatctttaaaaaaaaaattatttcaccttttagttgcctagttgtgttgttttcctttagggttcctggcggggcattgcagttgcatatatatatatatatataagttaatatATTCCCATCTCTCACAAGTTGTATACTATTTGCCATGTCATATTTATTTTGGTGGTCCAAATCTAGTTATATCTTCATTAAGGGTTAACTATTAAATTGGATCAGTTTATCATCATTAATCGGATAACCTATAATTACTTTAACCTTGTTCCTTGTTACAACGGTTTCCCTTATTAAAAAAATTTCTACATTGTGAGTTGGCTTATTCTCTGTGATGTTCTCTCTATGATCTTTCATTCTATCCTCCAGTGGTCCACGACTGTAATGGCCCTGATCTGTTTCTTCTCATATAATTTTGGTTTTAGGCTCTTTTGACATACGCCGATGCAAGTTCAGCTTCTACACTTACTTTCAGGTTAACTTAATACTAGCCAGTTCAGGGCCATCAGGGAGCATTAAGGACACCCGACTTTGAGTCTAAGGTTTGTTTTTTGAAGTCGGGCAGACTTATTACCTTCCCTTGCTTGTCAATTTTATACATATTTCTAATTTAATTCTTCTTCATATTAACTTGATCATCCAGACTGCAGGAGAAACATATTTCAATGATTCGCAGGGTCCAAAGACAATCAAGAGCCTACTTCTTGAATAGAGCAATCAGATTTGTCAACCTTTTATGGATACGAGAGATCGACTATTCTCATTTGGGGAGTCTCGACTTGTGCTCTGGAATCTCACCTCAAGAAGATCAAGTTAAAATCGATGTTAGAGGAACTAATGATTCATGTAATGATTTATGTAGTTTCCCAAGCAACCATCCATTGGCTATTTGTCTCTCTGGGATTTGTAAGTTATTCTAGGATTTTTCCTTGGGCATGACCGAAGGTTTTCTTTGttcggttctttcctaccggtgcccacaccgaacCGAACTTGTATTAACTTGCAatcatttattttatataataaaatatacgACTACGACCCATTATcaagcaaaaataaataaataaaattcaaacaaataaataaataattaaattaaattaaaaacaattaaatgttTGAATCTGACATTTAAAATTGAATTCTTTAAAAATAACTATAATAAGTAGTGAtagtaaaaaattatttttttacattATATACTGATAGGGTTTGCAAGCTCCATTTAACATATTGTTGGTTTGTTTGACAATTTAATTGTACTAtacatattatttatattttgatattcaTATATGAATGCAAAAACGAAtgtttttataatataatattaatttaaatataataatataactttttaaataaaataatgcacaaataaTATGATATACTATTGAATATgaagaaacatttttttttttccaaaaataataaattataaaaataacatGAAAAATATATGAGAATGTTCGCCATCATTCTCGAACCGGCGTGTCTGAAACCTCCAGAACTTTCGTCCGCTCCTATAAATAATGCCACCGTTATCTCATTAACATAAGCATTCCTAGATTCTGAAGGAGAATTTTGGTTTACAGGCTATTcgattgaattttttttgtttctgTTGGAGTTTTGAGTAATTTTGCTGCCATGGATAATCCTTTGTTCGGTGGGTCTTGAGGTCGAGTCCCTGAAAGACGATCTTATCAAAGGCCGCATTACTATCATCCAAACCCTGACGCTGCAAATTCGTACGCAACTCCAGTAAAATTGGAGAGCACGCCCAAGGTAAAGCCCAAGAAGGTCGTCTCAATTCCAATCAATTTCGTCGATTCTGAGACACCCAAATCCAAAAAGGCGCCCGCCATGGACAAAAATACAGCGGCTGTAAAAATTCAATCGGCTTTCCTAGGGTTTTGTGTGAGGAAGTCAAGGCCTCTGAACAAATTGAGGGTTATAATGAAAACCAAGGCAGAGGCTGCAGAAATTCGGAGGCGTGTGAATGACGAACATGTTGTGGAGTTGATTAGAAGAGATGAGAAGGAGCGGATGAAAATGACGGAGTGGATCATGTCTGTACTGCTTAGGCTAGACGAAATTCAGGGAGTGATTCCTTTTGTGCGGGAATCAAGAAAGGCTGTGATTCGTGAGCTGGTTAACTTGGAAGAGACTGTAGATGACATAATTGCAGCGAAACCCAGGCAAGATGCTGCTACTGAAATTTCAGTAACTCCTGAAGCGACAGTGGAGGATTGCACCATTGTTGAAGAAAATGGATCTGCAAGGTGCTTGGAGGAGAATCCCAATGAGGAATTCAAGAGGAAGGAGTTGCCAGGGGGAGCAATTGAGGTCTCTGTGAGTAGTGAAAAAGCATTAGCAGAGGAGTCTTTGCCTTCTCCAATGCAAGATTTGCAAATTGAGGGTTCCCCTGAAGAAGACAATAATAACATTGGAGTAGAAGATTTTAAAGAGAGCTCATCTGAAGCTGGAAAAATTGTGTCTGGCACAATGGCtgatgttgttgataaagatgcagAGAATTTGAAAAGAAACAAAGTTGAAAGCCTACTCTTGGAGGCCGATCCATCACCTGCAATCTCTTGCACAGAGGAAGGTGTTCAATTAGGAAATTCAagggatgatgaagaagaagggaATAAGATGAGAGAGCAAGTAAAGCCCATTGAAGATATTGGCTTGGTAAGAGAAGAGAATGAGAAATTAATGATGAGTGTATCTGAtctgttgaagaaaagtgagaaacaGAGTGAGATTATTCATGATCTGAGTCTGCGAGTTTCACAGTTAGAAGAGCAAGTATCTCAGTGCAACAAAATGAAAAAGGTTGGGGATGGAAAGAAGAAAAGTGGTGGATCTAAAAAGGAAAGAGATGCACATACAAACAACAGGAGGAGAAAATCTGAGAGATACTGCTTTATGGAGGATTGGTTTTGACTTCTCTCCATTCAAGTTTTGGTAAATAAACTGCAACATCCGGAACCCAAAGAAGAAAGGTGCAATAAAATACAACATAGGCAACCAGGAGCCCACCACCAGCCTACCTACAATGAGTGTAATGAGTGTTGTTGAGCATtgacttcaaaatttaaaatatactgAAATATATAGAATCCATAACATAAAATTAATATGAATTCTTCACCATTGTTGTTAGAGATGAGTACCTAATcttttatgtttaatttttatatattatattttttaattatgaattcaattctaaaaatattctaaattaattatattttaattatttatattaaataataaatctaaattatttatatAAGACAATTTGtttctttataatattattatgtatatttaatttatttttatgtcCAAGGTATAACCTATATGAATAAGTTTTCAACTTACTTACTcgctcaaaattcaaaattgaagtttacattaatattaattttaaaaaagatattaaaaacttaaaaaacatattttaattttgattaattagaaaaagagttttttttttttaaatgataaaaattaaaaaaatatattttaatatgattaattagaaaaagaatgtGTACAAAATAATAATCTAtattttcatgtttttcttttaattttttttaatatctaatgtttttttttttaaagtttcaaaAGTGGAAAAGACAAAATTATTAAAATAGAAAGAATTAGatattttttctacttttttaaatgattaatttttcatttaatgaaaatactattttaattatatttatgttttttaatgaaattagaaataataattcagaattattagaattcatttaatttaaagtTATTTCTTGTAgaatactttttttttaattagaaatcTATCTTTATTctaatcatcatcttcttcttatgatgttacaaataataattttaaaagataatagaattaatttaatttatatatttgtcttattaaattttaatttattgtagaataattatttttgaatttttatctcCGTCACTCTAGATATTTCACCATCTATATATCTAGTTATCTCTCTATATAATTCTATAGACCTATCTTTTATCTTtgtatctttatatatttatctcttacTATACAACTCTCgatctattttatcctcttcctttctacctctatctttctctcccccctctatctataTACATGTCTCCCTTTATATATCCATCCCTCTCCCTCGTtttctctccctatccctcctttTAAACCTCTATATTCATatctattttcctctttatatggatctttccatatttcttcttttcatCTATCCATGTATCTCTATTTGTTTATCTCTCTATAATGCAATCCCTCTCTCTCTACTTATTTTTTGAGCTTTAACATCTATCTAatcctatctcttctctctctttttccctcAATTGAAACCTTTTTAGCATAAgcaacattattttctaaatttggtctaccaattgatctcatgtactacCCAAATTTATCCAAAAAAAAATGGACCAAAATTTTCCCTGATTGACCTTCCACAACTCtttgacatacccattgcacagTAAGATACAATTACTAGTTTTAAATTCAActtaaaattttgaaatatatttttttatttttaaatataataattatatttcaaatataaatatttaaaaaacatataaaatcaatTTTATACTGCAAACAAATCTATCAAAAATACCTCAAATAGCCAAATAAAAAATGGCCTATTAGCTACCATTGATAACACCACTAACTttaattaatgaaaaataatattaaatatctaAATAATAAAATCACAGTTGCTTTTCTACTCCACTTCACACAGTtggagtagtttttttttttttttattataaatattctGCAATTCATTCAAAATTTATGGTGAAGACAACTTCACttaattagtttttattttttgtcaGTCTAAATTTATAGATTACTTTCAGTTTAGTTAtgctttttttctaattttttctaaaataattaaataatgtaaaatattattttatataataaaataacattGTGAAATAATATACATGCAGATTAAGAATTGGACTGCGGTGAaaacacaagtagaggttgaatgTACTTCAGATTTGCAATGGAGAGTTTTTCAATTGAGCAACATGAACAAGGGTATGACATCATATCAACTGGGTCTAATCAAGCAGAGGCTCATAGTAATGAAATTGAGGGTAATACTGAGGTAACATCTCAAAGTAGAAATATTCAGAGAAAAGAGGCTTCTTCACAATTGGAAGGTGTTGGAGCACAAATATGGTTGGGCACTTTTAACACTAGGGAAGAAGCTGCCAAGGCTTATGATACAGCTTACATGACGTTAAAAGGACGAGATGATCAGATAAATTTCCCAGTTTTAGAAGCCGAGAAATTGCTTCAAGATTATCCATGTATGCATTATAAATCCCATCTGAAAATCAGCAATCATTTCCATGGATCTGGGCAACTTGGAAAAAGAAAAGCTATCGAAGATGAAAGTGAAAATAATGCAGATGATGCTGTAAAGTTATTTGGGATTgaaattggaaaaagaaaagttGTGGAAGATGAAATTCAAAATAAGTCGGATGATGTTGTAAAGCTTTTTGGGGTTAAAATCGGCACTAATCCAAAAGCCaaaagaagaatggagattcagATTGATCCAAAAGAAAATAGAACAGCAAGATGGAGAAGTCAAAATTGGGTCCAAAGGAAAAGAGCTCTCTGAGATTGAAATTGGTCCAGAAGCCACATCTAGTTCACCGAGCTCAGTAAATGTGGCAAAAGTGAATATTTGGAAGCCCAAAGAATTAGTGAAATCTCAGAAAAAAATTCAGAGTGGGTCTGAATACAGATCACATACATTGTTCATCCCATCAGAAAACCAGCAATCGTTTCCATGGATCTGCAGAACTTGGAAAAAGAAAACTGAAAGATGATGGAGTTGAAATTGATCCAAAAGCGAAAAAACATTTGGAGCTTCAGATTCATCCTAAAGAAAGAAAACAGAATGATGGTGAAGTTGAAATTGAGTCCAAAGCAAGAAAGCTATATGAGATTGAAATTGAGTCCAAAGCAAGAAAGCTATATGGGGTTGAAATTAACCCAAAGGACAAAAGAATCAAATCGAAAttgaattatttattatttttgttataTAGATACTGTGGAGTGATAGTTCACGATATCTTCTTCAATAAACCATTCTCTTCTCTCAAATTGTAGGTGAAATACATTGGTATTGATCTGGCAAGCATGTTCGTTTATCTTCATGATCGTATTGAATTTAAGCTTTTGGAAACTTTTTCACTTTTCTAGAGACAAACTTGTTTAATTGTTCACATTTGTTGTGAATAGATTGTAAAATATCGTAATTGGAAATGACTGTATTTTTATTATATGATTAAATGGGAATTCTCAAGTAAATGAGTTTTAAAAATTGAATGTGTTGTTAAAAATGTTGGTGATAAGATTTTTATGAGTGTTTAAGTTAGATAATAAAATGTTAGTGAAAGTTGTAGCTCTGTCaatattttagagattttaaaattgtaaaaattgattatgagtttgtaatttttttttaatgtaaactGCATTTTAATTAATAAAAGTAGTGAGCAAGAGTAAAGATCTGGATAGACATAGAGTCTTTGCCAGTGTGGG is part of the Cryptomeria japonica chromosome 10, Sugi_1.0, whole genome shotgun sequence genome and harbors:
- the LOC131032971 gene encoding BAG family molecular chaperone regulator 6-like, which translates into the protein MDKNTAAVKIQSAFLGFCVRKSRPLNKLRVIMKTKAEAAEIRRRVNDEHVVELIRRDEKERMKMTEWIMSVLLRLDEIQGVIPFVRESRKAVIRELVNLEETVDDIIAAKPRQDAATEISVTPEATVEDCTIVEENGSARCLEENPNEEFKRKELPGGAIEVSVSSEKALAEESLPSPMQDLQIEGSPEEDNNNIGVEDFKESSSEAGKIVSGTMADVVDKDAENLKRNKVESLLLEADPSPAISCTEEGVQLGNSRDDEEEGNKMREQVKPIEDIGLVREENEKLMMSVSDLLKKSEKQSEIIHDLSLRVSQLEEQVSQCNKMKKVGDGKKKSGGSKKERDAHTNNRRRKSERYCFMEDWF